From Scomber japonicus isolate fScoJap1 chromosome 22, fScoJap1.pri, whole genome shotgun sequence, one genomic window encodes:
- the camta2 gene encoding LOW QUALITY PROTEIN: calmodulin-binding transcription activator 2 (The sequence of the model RefSeq protein was modified relative to this genomic sequence to represent the inferred CDS: inserted 4 bases in 2 codons), whose protein sequence is MSNKEMVSTETENKGQRKVFLPNKLLECLPRSSSLPNERLRWNTNEEIASYLISFDRHDEWLSCSLKTRPKNGSIILYNRKKVKYRKDGYCWKKRKDGKTTREDHMKLKVQGMECLYGCYVHSSIVPTFHRRCYWLLQNPDIVLVHYLNVPSLEDSGKCSQLLCAVSDRHDSVRWSRDDLLSQLKPMFHSMKCSLGSGDFSIEELVQHILDRQRTKPQPRTHTCLCNTAQVSSGVNIPHRCNSTKHRIISPKLPPSSCRPSPSPLSSEVGGEAGRGGGGGGGGGGGGGDAKLPHLQAQSSPVSSPCPPSSSASSPPQPHRATITMGNHGNGFYGDHRSNLTTVALPQNAVIVMATTTAISGGGGXGGGGGGGGGSTHSGQLLLSPSLPPPTSAAPASPSPPCSSPAPPSHPPPVQATLSLTLLPSPVIGGLLLTPSSTSSSLRSPPAPPAAASPPSSPSPPPPTPSLPPAFDPDSFLNSPKQGQTYGGPPPPCSSTPSPVLCSSSPLSPPSLALSLSPTSIPPSSVSPPSSLSSLSSSSSSSPPSSSLPPSLALSPTSSVAPPLLPLCLELGALGDAGRDGGEAGGDEEEVKERRGDEDDDDDDDDNDEGSGPPTKLALLQPSHASSCSSPRQQTGSSAASLLLVCQDSAPSPASPSANQTLRQPDGQQPLVLEKPFNRLSGPEAPPPPQVSHQPLGPPQSRPPLFADTNVADTPADITMATAPPATPSVQVKEERGRGYESEDASMETQQEPEPCERGXGGEELDISFDSQFPDLISDLITEEANPVAAPAAPAVFPAGIRYMVPPQPSPSSSFLPFPHPMPSSSGLAAITDFSPEWSYPEGGVKVLITGPWSELSGRYSCVFDQSSVPASLIQPGVLRCYCPAHEAGLVCLQVLESGGSVSSSVLFEYRARNASSLPSSQLDWLSLDDNQFRMSILERLEQMERRMAEMAARDVNHQQQQQHHHHQQQQHHHHHHHHHHHQQQHGSQLATPPPPTLPEEHEQSSQWFERRIVGVCERMMRGGRWSGGGGGGGERLHHSVRHRGMTLLHLAAAQGYTHLIHTLIHWRSVNSDSLDLEQEVDPLNVDHFSCTPLMWACALGHQRAAELLYGWNSLALGIPDSLGRLPLAVARSRGHTRLATALEELHTHTHMTPRDTHTHTPRDAHTPPADTHTPATPQPQMPLSPLSTSPDTGLSSSSSLPSPSDPSSPSPSSAYSSGPAPMDTSPSSPSSPSSSSSSSLPVSPPSPSSLPLSSLPLLSMWGEEPNVGTSRDPHLYLMDYESACPPSPGHTHAFPHAHTGRRRAHVTAATLEEQLLSYSENAENEGEEEEYLEEEVLQVDMATLAEQIIEATPERIKQEDFPRGAESPLRERRDNPAIQDTWLATYLDTVDAHTHSPPRRVCPPSPLSALALQRLRPPSSAAWAEFLNASANGKMERDFALLTLTDGEQRELYEAARIIQNAFRRYKGRRLKEQQDMAAAVIQRCYRKYKQYALYKKMTQAAILIQSKFRSYYEQKRFQQSRRAAVLIQQYYRSYKEYERLKQGPRGAAGHNPKLKGSFLTKKQDQAARKIMRFLRRCRHRIKELKQSRELERRGLTT, encoded by the exons ATGAGCAACAAGGAGATGGTTTCCACGGAGACAG agaataaaggacagaggaaagtgtTTCTTCCTAACAAGCTGCTGGAGTGTCTCCCTCGCTCGTCCAGTCTGCCTAACGAGCGGCTCAGGTGGAATACTAACGAG gagatCGCCTCGTACCTGATTTCATTTGACAGACATGATGAGTGGCTCTCCTGCTCCCTGAAAACCAG gccgAAGAACGGCAGCATCATCCTCTACAACAGGAAGAAGGTGAAGTACAGGAAGGACGGATACTGCTGGAAGAAACGGAAGGATGGGAAAACGACGAGAGAGGACCACATGAAGCTGAAGGTCCAGGGCATGGAG TGCCTGTACGGTTGCTACGTTCATTCCTCCATTGTGCCAACATTCCACAGACGATGTTACTGGCtgctgcag AACCCAGACATCGTGCTGGTCCACTACCTGAATGTGCCGTCCCTGGAGGATTCTGGGAAATGCAGTCAGCTGCTGTGTGCGGTGTCGGACCGTCACGACAGCGTGAGGTGGAGCCGAGACGACCTGCTGAGCCAGCTGAAGCCCATGT tccaCAGTATGAAGTGCTCTCTGGGTTCGGGTGATTTCAGCATAGAGGAACTGGTTCAGCACATTCTGGACCGTCAGAGAACCAAACCGCAGCCgcgcacacacacctgcctcTGCAACACCGCCCAGG tatctTCAGGAGTGAACATTCCTCACCGCTGTAACAGCACCAAGCATCGCATCATCTCCCCCAAactgcccccctcctcctgcagaCCCTCCCCCTCCCCGCTCTCCTCGGAGGTGGGGGGGGAGGCCgggagaggaggtgggggtggaggaggaggaggaggaggaggaggagatgccAAACTGCCCCACCTACAGGCTCAGAGCAGCCCCGTGTCCTCTCCCTGCCCCCCCTCCTC CTCGGCCTCATCCCCGCCGCAGCCCCACAGAGCCACCATCACCATGGGCAACCACGGCAACGGTTTCTACGGCGACCACCGCAGCAACCTGACGACGGTGGCGCTGCCCCAGAACGCGGTGATCGTCATGGCGACGACCACGGCCATCtctgggggaggagg ggggggaggaggaggaggaggaggaggaagcactCACTCCGGCCAATTATtgctctccccctccctcccccctcccacttCTGCTGCCCCcgcctccccctcccctccctgctcctcccccgcccccccctctcACCCCCCTCCCGTCCAGGCCACCCTCTCGCTCACCCTCCTGCCCTCCCCCGTCATCGGAGGCCTgctcctcaccccctcctccacctcctcctccctacgctccccccctgctcctcctgcagctgcctcccctccctcctccccctcaccTCCCCCGCCCACCCCGTCCCTCCCCCCGGCCTTTGACCCCGACTCCTTCCTTAACTCCCCCAAACAGGGCCAGACGTACGGCggcccccctcccccctgctcctccaccccctcccccgtcctctgctcctcctcacccctctctcccccctccctcgctctctccctctcccccacttctatccctccctcctccgtctcccctccctcctcgctctcctccctctcgtcctcctcctcttcgtcccccccctcctcctctctccccccctccctcgcGCTGTCTCCCACCTCCTCCGTTgcgccccccctcctccccctctgccTGGAGCTGGGTGCTCTGGGGGACGCGGGGAGGGACGGGGGGGAGGCTGGGGGCGatgaagaggaggtgaaggagaggaggggtgatgaggatgatgatgatgatgatgatgataatgatgaaggCAGCGGTCCTCCTACCAAGCTTGCTCTGCTGCAG CCGAGCCACGCCTCCTCCTGCTCGTCGCCTCGgcaacagacaggaagtagcgcTGCGTCGCTACTCCTGGTTTGTCAGGACTCGGCGCCGAGCCCGGCCTCTCCGTCGGCCAATCAGACGCTGCGGCAGCCGGACGGGCAGCAGCCATTGGTCCTGGAAAAGCCCTTTAATCGCCTGTCGGGACcagaagccccgccccccccgCAGGTATCCCATCAGCCCCTGGGGCCGCCGCAGAGTCGGCCGCCGCTGTTCGCCGACACCAACGTGGCCGACACCCCGGCTGACATCACCATGGCGACGGCTCCCCCGGCGACGCCGTCGGTGcaggtgaaggaggagagggggcggggctacgagTCGGAGGACGCGTCCATGGAGACGCAGCAGGAGCCGGAGCCCTGCGAGCGGGG GGGCGGCGAGGAGCTCGACATCTCCTTCGACAGCCAGTTCCCCGACCTCATCTCTGACCTCATCACCGAGGAGGCCAATCCCGTCGCAGCGCCCGCGGCCCCCGCCGTGTTCCCCGCGGGGATCCGGTACATGGTTCCCCCCCagccctccccctcctcctccttcctgcccTTCCCCCACCCGATGCCCTCCTCCTCCGGGCTCGCCGCCATCACTGACTTCTCCCCAGAGTGGTCCTACCCCGAG ggcgGGGTGAAGGTATTGATCACAGGACCGTGGAGCGAGCTGTCGGGTCGATACTCGTGTGTGTTTGATCAAAGCTCCGTCCCCGCATCACTGATCCAGCCGGGAGTGCTGCGCTGCTACTgtccag ccCACGAGGCCGGTCTGGTGTGTCTTCAGGTTCTGGAGTCCGGCGGTTCTGTTTCGTCTTCGGTTCTGTTCGAGTACCGAGCGAGGAACGCCAGCTCACTGCCCAGCTCGCAGCTCGACTGGCTCTCATTGGACG atAATCAGTTCAGGATGTCCATTCTGGAGCGTCTAGAGCAGATGGAGCGCAGGATGGCAGAGATGGCCGCCCGGGACGTtaaccaccagcagcagcagcaacatcatcatcatcagcagcagcaacatcatcatcatcatcatcatcatcatcatcatcagcagcagcacggCAGCCAGCTGGCCACGCCTCCTCCTCCGACCCTACCTGAGGAGCATGAACAG tcttcGCAGTGGTTTGAGAGGAGGATTGTGGGAGTGTGTGAGCGGATGATGAGAGGAGGCCGAtggagcggaggaggaggaggaggaggagagaggcttCATCACTCCGTCCGTCACCGTGGGATGACGCTGCTGCACCTGGCTGCTGCTCAGGgatacacacacctgatacacactcTGATCCActggag gagTGTGAACAGCGACAGCTTGGATCTGGAACAGGAAGTTGATCCTCTGAACGTCGACCACTTCTCCTGCACGCCGCTG atgTGGGCGTGTGCGCTcggccaccagagggcagcagagCTCCTGTATGGTTGGAACAGTTTGGCGTTGGGGATCCCTGATTCGCTGGGCCGCCTGCCGCTCGCCGTGGCTCGTTCCCGAGGACACACACGCCTCGCCACGGCGCTGGaggagctgcacacacacacacacatgacgcccagagacacacacacacacacacccagagacgcacacacacctccagctgacacacacacaccggccACACCGCAGCCACAGAtgcccctctctcctctgtccacGAGCCCcgacacag GTCTGAGCTCTTCCAGCAGCCTCCCCTCCCCCAGcgacccctcctccccctccccaagCTCCGCCTACTCCAGTGGCCCCGCCCCCATGgacacctccccctcctccccttcgtctccttcctcctcctcctcttcctctctgcccgtgtcccccccctccccctcctccctccccctctcctccctccccctcctctccatgTGGGGGGAGGAGCCTAACGTCGGCACCTCCAGAGACCCTCACCTGTACCTGATGGACTACGAGAGCgcctgccccccctcccccggaCACACACACGCCTTCCCTCACGCACACACGGGGCGGCGGCGGGCTCACGTAACCGCGGCAACGCTGGAGGAGCAGCTGCTGAGCTACAGCGAGAACGCCGAGAacgaaggagaggaggaggagtacctggaggaggaggtgctgcag GTTGACATGGCGACGCTGGCGGAGCAGATCATCGAGGCGACCCCTGAGCGAATCAAACAGGAGGATTTCCCCCGAGGGGCGGAGTCACCGCTCAGAGAGAGGCGGGACAACCCGGCCATTCAGGACACCTGGTTGGCTACTTACCTGGACACGGTCGacgcccacacacactccccacccag GCGGGtgtgccccccctcccccctcagcGCTCTGGCCCTCCAGAGGCTCCGCCCCCCCTCCTCCGCAGCGTGGGCGGAGTTCCTGAACGCCTCGGCCAAtgggaagatggagagagactTCGCTCTGCTGACGCTGACGGACGGAGAACAACGAGAACTGTACGAAGCAGCTCGGATCATACAGAACGCCTTCAGGAGAtacaag ggtcgGAGGTTAAAGGAGCAGCAGGACATGGCTGCAGCTGTCATACAGAGGTGTTACAGGAAGTACAAACAG TACGCCCTCTATAAGAAGATGACGCAGGCGGCCATCTTGATCCAGTCGAAGTTCCGTTCGTATTACGAGCAGAAACGTTTCCAGCAGAGCCGCCGAGCCGCCGTGCTCATCCAGCAGTACTACCGCAGCTACAAGGAGTACGAGAGGCTGAAGCAGGGGCCGCGGGGGGCCGCCGGACACAACCCCAAACTCAA GGGATCGTTCTTAACGAAGAAACAGGACCAGGCAGCACGAAAGATCATGAGGTTTCTGAGACGCTGCagacacag GATAAAGGAGCTGAAGCAGAGCCGAgagctggagaggagaggactgaCCACTTAA